The Erinaceus europaeus chromosome 16, mEriEur2.1, whole genome shotgun sequence genome includes a window with the following:
- the LOC132533534 gene encoding uncharacterized protein LOC132533534: protein MRHPAEDGLKNGLRGGRRTRFRVWLRDQCRSLCCCCCKAPRETQRSQSGYLEEVSSVHCDSLSEEEWPQGTESWEQLRSRRRLLSLDTSSEGSVDDQGEPPAQTAENVLPQGCVQLVVGSSPLYSDILLHEPPRDLCVLDTQPAGPWDGEEVPTAPCCQEAQEPVSSAGVEPSAALEPGPSARTARTPEAQLAEALLAQSQRFRAALPDPAVEKALRPSLTPQLALPSLRESCMAFLVYCLLMCPILFRYIALLLLN from the exons ATGAGACACCCTGCTGAGGATGGCCTGAAGAATGGCCTCCGAGGAGGCAGAAGGACTCGGTTCAGAGTCTGGCTGAGGGATCAGTGTAGAAGcctctgctgttgctgctgcaagGCTCCTAGGGaaacacag AGATCTCAGTCCGGGTACTTGGAGGAGGTCTCCAGTGTGCACTGTGACTCCCTGTCTGAGGAAGAGTGGCCTCAGGGGACAGAATCCTGGGAGCAACTGAGATCCAGGAGGAGGCTGCTGTCCCTGGACACGTCCTCAGAAGGCTCCGTGGATGACCAGGGGGAACCTCCTGCCCAGACAGCAGAGAATGTCCTCCCCCAGGGCTGCGTGCAGTTGGTAGTGGGGAGCAGCCCTCTGTATAGTGACATCCTGCTCCATGAGCCCCCAAGGGACCTGTGTGTTCTGGACACACAGCCTGCAG GTCCCTGGGATGGTGAGGAGGTGCCAACAGCCCCCTGTTGCCAGGAGGCCCAAGAGCCAgtgtcctctgcaggtgtggagccctcAGCAGCACTGGAGCCAGGACCCTCAGCCCGGACAGCAAGGACCCCAGAGGCACAGCTAGCAGAGGCACTTCTTGCTCAGAGCCAGAGGTTCAGAGCTGCACTCCCAGATCCAGCTGTGGAGAAGGCCCTGCGCCCTTCTCTCACCCCTCAGCTGGCCCTCCCCTCCCTGAGGGAGTCCTGCATGGCTTTCTTGGTCTACTGCCTGTTGATGTGCCCTATACTCTTCAGATATATTGCTCTGCTTTTACTCAATTGA